The following are from one region of the Lineus longissimus chromosome 19, tnLinLong1.2, whole genome shotgun sequence genome:
- the LOC135503503 gene encoding uncharacterized protein LOC135503503, whose translation MAAAPADSSLSSELECAICSDQLEQPKYIGSCTHTFCKECIDKYWVSLEKRRTIPCPQCREECPIPSNGVDDLKDNFMVTNIIETYRKQQQKAALLAKIKCTLCPNGASSFCKDCDLKLCPECKRNHDRNPQNHDHHLFGLCRSHGNGLLFFCNPCKQAVCGGCRLSDHKDCVHEVTPSRQVAINLISRIQACSAGLEDAIRTQVGDQETKLLGLRNIVQQQSTSTEKQATVGTENNIAKNRTDIRDHQAKSQTIQKKIDILLKEKEKEDKITKQLVKDEDKLEKEKAKIIASVTEKFTKSSEKINLRLRSLETRRKEMKTKIEQGRAVGSTKITIDTESIANLTSISQELVDLIGALRDSDTVAVIEEVTRSIGKTKRDFRHLKKVCNFTFPRNPPCAVVLRLKHLPDSRLATLASSGGGADTIYFYDEVSSSLTGTITEGVYHAKDMAFTSTGEVVVARWEKPPIRVFKPATGAYRDINIAHDGEVIDELWSVETDESDNMFALISSNNSRLLVVKPNGTVIQCIRLTGRSYCMGFCSLNRTLYIAVGDRILRFHWSNNILEEISSCSHGVEGFRCYYVCIGSGGEVLVVGWMGNNDIVIYQVTEGADEEDMVWREIGYQGGVKRTDCYYLPHICINDDNLWLGYNDKLEKFKLV comes from the coding sequence atggccgccgcccCTGCCGACAGCAGCTTGAGCAGTGAATTAGAGTGTGCCATCTGCTCCGATCAACTGGAACAGCCGAAGTATATCGGTTCCTGCACACACACATTCTGCAAGGAGTGCATCGATAAGTATTGGGTCTCCCTTGAGAAGCGGAGAACAATTCCTTGTCCACAATGCCGCGAAGAATGCCCAATCCCGTCAAATGGCGTGGACGACCTGAAGGATAACTTCATGGTAACCAACATCATAGAGACATATCGAAAGCAACAACAGAAAGCTGCACTTCTCGCGAAAATCAAATGTACCTTGTGTCCGAATGGAGCGTCCAGTTTTTGCAAAGATTGTGATTTAAAATTATGTCCTGAATGCAAACGAAACCATGACCGTAACCCCCAAAATCATGACCACCACTTATTTGGTCTCTGCCGCTCCCATGGCAATggattgttgtttttctgcaaTCCTTGCAAACAGGCTGTCTGTGGTGGCTGCAGATTATCTGATCACAAAGACTGTGTCCACGAGGTGACACCAAGCCGTCAAGTTGCTATCAACTTAATATCAAGAATCCAAGCCTGTTCGGCTGGACTAGAAGACGCGATAAGGACTCAAGTTGGAGACCAAGAAACGAAACTGTTGGGGCTTCGGAACATTGTCCAGCAACAGTCGACTTCCACTGAAAAGCAAGCGACTGTCGGTACCGAAAATAACATAGCTAAGAATAGGACAGACATCCGGGATCACCAGGCAAAGAGTCAAACGATACAAAAGAAAATCGATATCTTATTGAAGGAAAAGGAGAAGGAGGATAAAATTACAAAGCAACTCGTCAAAGACGAAGACAAACTCGAGAAAGAGAAGGCAAAAATCATCGCAAGCGTCACAGAGAAGTTCACCAAATCATCTGAGAAGATCAACCTGCGTCTTCGATCCCTTGAGACCCGTaggaaagaaatgaaaacaaaaatagaGCAGGGCCGAGCAGTAGGATCTACCAAGATCACCATTGATACCGAGAGCATTGCTAACCTGACCAGTATCAGTCAGGAACTCGTGGACTTAATCGGTGCTTTAAGAGACAGTGACACTGTGGCTGTGATAGAGGAAGTCACGAGATCGATCGGTAAAACAAAGCGGGATTTCCGACATTTGAAGAAGGTGTGTAACTTTACCTTTCCAAGAAATCCGCCGTGTGCGGTAGTTCTCCGATTGAAGCATCTACCTGACTCTCGCCTTGCTACATTAGCCTCATCTGGTGGTGGGGCGGACACGATTTACTTCTATGACGAAGTATCTTCTTCACTGACGGGCACAATCACAGAGGGAGTTTACCATGCTAAAGACATGGCCTTCACATCCACTGGTGAAGTAGTAGTGGCAAGATGGGAAAAGCCACCCATTAGAGTGTtcaagcctgctactggtgcATACCGTGATATTAACATTGCCCATGATGGGGAGGTGATTGATGAGCTGTGGTCGGTTGAGACTGATGAGTCTGACAACATGTTTGCCTTAATTTCTTCCAATAATTCACGTCTTCTTGTTGTGAAACCGAATGGCACCGTCATTCAGTGTATCAGGTTAACTGGACGTTCTTACTGTATGGGTTTCTGTTCACTGAATAGAACCCTATACATCGCTGTTGGTGACAGGATCCTGAGGTTTCACTGGAGTAATAACATCCTTGAAGAGATCTCATCATGTTCACACGGCGTGGAAGGATTCCGTTGCTATTATGTTTGTATTGGAAGTGGTGGCGAGGTCTTGGTGGTTGGTTGGATGGGGAATAATGATATCGTTATCTACCAGGTGACAGAAGGAGCAGATGAGGAGGACATGGTATGGAGGGAGATAGGGTATCAAGGTGGTGTGAAGAGAACAGATTGTTACTACTTGCCACATATCTGCATCAATGATGATAATCTCTGGCTCGGATATAATGACAAGCTTGAGAAGTTCAAGTTGGTTTAA